In Falco biarmicus isolate bFalBia1 chromosome 6, bFalBia1.pri, whole genome shotgun sequence, the following are encoded in one genomic region:
- the ITGB1BP1 gene encoding integrin beta-1-binding protein 1 isoform X4: MGVSKYGIKVSTSDQYDVLHRHALYLIVRMVCYDDGLGAGKSLLALKTTDAASEECSLWVYQCNSLEQAQAICKVLSTAFDSVLMSEKS, translated from the exons ATGGGAGTTTCCAAATACGGCATTAAAGTTTCAACATCTGATCAGTAT GATGTGTTACATAGGCATGCTCTCTATTTAATTGTACGGATGGTCTGCTATGATGATGGTCTGGGAGCAGGAAAAAGTTTACTGGCTTTGAAGACAACAGATGCAGCCTCTGAAGAATGCAGCCTCTGGGTATATCAGTGCAATAGTTTG gaacaAGCACAAGCTATTTGCAAAGTGTTATCTACAGCCTTTGATTCAGTTTTAATGTCAGAGAAGTCCTGA
- the ITGB1BP1 gene encoding integrin beta-1-binding protein 1 isoform X3, producing MFRKGKKRHSSSSSQSSEISTKSKSVDSSLGGLSRSSTVASLDTDSTKSSGEEEFIMGVSKYGIKVSTSDQYDVLHRHALYLIVRMVCYDDGLGAGKSLLALKTTDAASEECSLWVYQCNSLEQAQAICKVLSTAFDSVLMSEKS from the exons atgtttagaaaaggaaaaaaacgacacagcagcagcagctcacaaaGCAGTGAAATCAGTACTAAAAGCAAG tcTGTAGATTCCAGTCTTGGGGGACTTTCCAGGTCTAGTACTGTGGCTAGTCTAGATACAGACTCCACGAAAAGTTCAG GTGAAGAGGAGTTTATTATGGGAGTTTCCAAATACGGCATTAAAGTTTCAACATCTGATCAGTAT GATGTGTTACATAGGCATGCTCTCTATTTAATTGTACGGATGGTCTGCTATGATGATGGTCTGGGAGCAGGAAAAAGTTTACTGGCTTTGAAGACAACAGATGCAGCCTCTGAAGAATGCAGCCTCTGGGTATATCAGTGCAATAGTTTG gaacaAGCACAAGCTATTTGCAAAGTGTTATCTACAGCCTTTGATTCAGTTTTAATGTCAGAGAAGTCCTGA
- the ITGB1BP1 gene encoding integrin beta-1-binding protein 1 isoform X5, with protein sequence MFRKGKKRHSSSSSQSSEISTKSKSVDSSLGGLSRSSTVASLDTDSTKSSGQSNSNSDTCAEFRVKYVGAIEKLKHNESKSLEGPLDLINYIDVAQAFVCFPPKQDGKLPFVPGEEEFIMGVSKYGIKVSTSDQYDVLHRHALYLIVRMVCYDDGLGAGKSLLALKTTDAASEECSLWVYQCNSLEQAQAICKVLSTAFDSVLMSEKS encoded by the exons atgtttagaaaaggaaaaaaacgacacagcagcagcagctcacaaaGCAGTGAAATCAGTACTAAAAGCAAG tcTGTAGATTCCAGTCTTGGGGGACTTTCCAGGTCTAGTACTGTGGCTAGTCTAGATACAGACTCCACGAAAAGTTCAG gACAAAGCAATAGTAATTCTGATACGTGTGCAGAATTCAGAGTTAAATATGTTGGTGCCATTGAAAAATTGAAACATAATGAGAGCAAAAGTCTTGAAGGGCCATTGGACTTGATAAATTACATAGATGTTGCACAG gcttttgtttgtttccctccAAAGCAAGATGGAAAGTTACCTTTTGTTCCAGGTGAAGAGGAGTTTATTATGGGAGTTTCCAAATACGGCATTAAAGTTTCAACATCTGATCAGTAT GATGTGTTACATAGGCATGCTCTCTATTTAATTGTACGGATGGTCTGCTATGATGATGGTCTGGGAGCAGGAAAAAGTTTACTGGCTTTGAAGACAACAGATGCAGCCTCTGAAGAATGCAGCCTCTGGGTATATCAGTGCAATAGTTTG gaacaAGCACAAGCTATTTGCAAAGTGTTATCTACAGCCTTTGATTCAGTTTTAATGTCAGAGAAGTCCTGA
- the ITGB1BP1 gene encoding integrin beta-1-binding protein 1 isoform X1 — MFRKGKKRHSSSSSQSSEISTKSKSVDSSLGGLSRSSTVASLDTDSTKSSGQSNSNSDTCAEFRVKYVGAIEKLKHNESKSLEGPLDLINYIDVAQQDGKLPFVPGEEEFIMGVSKYGIKVSTSDQYDVLHRHALYLIVRMVCYDDGLGAGKSLLALKTTDAASEECSLWVYQCNSLEQAQAICKVLSTAFDSVLMSEKS, encoded by the exons atgtttagaaaaggaaaaaaacgacacagcagcagcagctcacaaaGCAGTGAAATCAGTACTAAAAGCAAG tcTGTAGATTCCAGTCTTGGGGGACTTTCCAGGTCTAGTACTGTGGCTAGTCTAGATACAGACTCCACGAAAAGTTCAG gACAAAGCAATAGTAATTCTGATACGTGTGCAGAATTCAGAGTTAAATATGTTGGTGCCATTGAAAAATTGAAACATAATGAGAGCAAAAGTCTTGAAGGGCCATTGGACTTGATAAATTACATAGATGTTGCACAG CAAGATGGAAAGTTACCTTTTGTTCCAGGTGAAGAGGAGTTTATTATGGGAGTTTCCAAATACGGCATTAAAGTTTCAACATCTGATCAGTAT GATGTGTTACATAGGCATGCTCTCTATTTAATTGTACGGATGGTCTGCTATGATGATGGTCTGGGAGCAGGAAAAAGTTTACTGGCTTTGAAGACAACAGATGCAGCCTCTGAAGAATGCAGCCTCTGGGTATATCAGTGCAATAGTTTG gaacaAGCACAAGCTATTTGCAAAGTGTTATCTACAGCCTTTGATTCAGTTTTAATGTCAGAGAAGTCCTGA
- the ITGB1BP1 gene encoding integrin beta-1-binding protein 1 isoform X2 gives MFRKGKKRHSSSSSQSSEISTKSKSVDSSLGGLSRSSTVASLDTDSTKSSGQSNSNSDTCAEFRVKYVGAIEKLKHNESKSLEGPLDLINYIDVAQQDGKLPFVPGEEEFIMGVSKYGIKVSTSDQYEQAQAICKVLSTAFDSVLMSEKS, from the exons atgtttagaaaaggaaaaaaacgacacagcagcagcagctcacaaaGCAGTGAAATCAGTACTAAAAGCAAG tcTGTAGATTCCAGTCTTGGGGGACTTTCCAGGTCTAGTACTGTGGCTAGTCTAGATACAGACTCCACGAAAAGTTCAG gACAAAGCAATAGTAATTCTGATACGTGTGCAGAATTCAGAGTTAAATATGTTGGTGCCATTGAAAAATTGAAACATAATGAGAGCAAAAGTCTTGAAGGGCCATTGGACTTGATAAATTACATAGATGTTGCACAG CAAGATGGAAAGTTACCTTTTGTTCCAGGTGAAGAGGAGTTTATTATGGGAGTTTCCAAATACGGCATTAAAGTTTCAACATCTGATCAGTAT gaacaAGCACAAGCTATTTGCAAAGTGTTATCTACAGCCTTTGATTCAGTTTTAATGTCAGAGAAGTCCTGA